One genomic region from Phragmites australis chromosome 1, lpPhrAust1.1, whole genome shotgun sequence encodes:
- the LOC133919195 gene encoding myosin-17-like isoform X2, with protein MASMSNIVIGSHVWVEDKDFAWVDGEVFRIDGQNAHVRTTKGKTVIANTSDIHPKDTEASPDGVDDMTRLSYLHEPGVLDNLAVRYAKNIIYTYTGNILIAINPFQRLPNLVDVRTMEKYKGANLGDLEPHVFAIADVSYRQMINEGKSNSILVSGESGAGKTETTKLLMRYLAFLGGRSVTGARTVEQQVLESNPVLEAFGNAKTVRNNNSSRFGKFVEIQFGKSGKISGAAIRTYLLERSRVCQINSPERNYHCFYFLCAAPSEDLKKYKLGDPSSFHYLNQSTCIKVDGINDAEEYLATRNAMDTVGITEQEQEAIFRVVAAVLHLGNINFVKGREVDSSIIKDDKSRFHLNTAGELLMCDCEKLENALINREINTPEGVITTTVGPHSATISRDGLAKQIYSRLFDWLVNRINASIGQDPDSNQLIGVLDIYGFESFKTNSFEQLCINFTNEKLQQHFNQNVFKMEQEEYTREQINWSYIEFVDNQDVLDLIEKKPGGIIALLDEACMFPKSTHETLSQKLYEKFKSHKRFAKPKLSRTAFTIQHYAGDVIYQSDQFLDKNKDYVVAEHQELLYASKCSFVSGLFPPVTEENTKSSKSSIATRFKMQLHELMETLSSTEPHYIRCIKPNSVLKPAIFENTNVLQQLRCSGVLEAIRISCAGYPTRKLFHDFLHRFRILSPEILKENNDEKVACQKILDKIGLQGYQIGRTKVFLRAGQMAELDARRTEMRNNAARGVQSQFRTHVAREQFLILRNTSICLQSFVRARLACKLHELLRQQAAALKIQKNTRWYFAWKTYCQLRLSATTLQTGLRAMAARNEFNFRKQNKASIHIQSRWRCHRDYSNYIKLKRAALTYQCAWRRRVARKELRKLRMAARDTQALKVAKEKLEERVEELTSRLGLEKKLRTDLEKSKAEEVSKLQAALHEMEQRVEEVTAMQERESAKKAVEEALVQEREKISLLTTEIEGLKALLVAEREENDLTKKAHANALEGNEELNKKVKDAEEKIKQFSDIVQRLEVTVREGEALLLTERQQSEAVSTALAESQARNEALVSKLEDAVKQNDLLHEAIKRFEEAMANLESSLSVEKQQHEASVVELTEAREKIEELQREVGDTDEKSTMLQTTIQRLEERLREKDDLLTTERQESEATKQLLSESQDRNQELLNKIEDAEKNIAHFQDTIQRHEEIMTVLETSLRTERQQNDAMMKQLADSQGEIGELQKKLEDADGRSSLLQDSLQRLEEGATTTDALYFAERQEHDQTKKTLSEAQEMNKELLTKIVEAEQNRGQLLENVKRLEKDSTTRESLLLMTKQSHDDTIKVLAEAQERNQDLMNKVEDSDRKIGLLEDSVKSFEKSTADKDSLLAIERHEHSETKKELAGAQKKIEELLNEVQDIHANITELEDSIRRLEGNLGSTEALLLAEKEQNASTLRLLTEAQSKIEELIKKLEDADRKSDSLRDTIKRLEQDGTAKDALLLTEKQAHEGTQKTLTEAQERNEELLKKIHDDDKHILQLQFTIQRLEENTVANENLLLREREQNDTTTKAHIESQERYEELLKKFVDVDRKIDLLQDTIERLGENTTTKDALLLSERHEKDATKKALAEAEEKNEELQMKVEYANEKIDHLQNTINKLQENIAAKDVSLEASMQENSTIRKSLAEAQERNDELLKKISDSEYRIHLLQDTVQKLQVDAISRLSSFVMEKQESDAAKRAVTEAHERNEDLLKRNEDLLKRNDDLIKKIEESGKIVAQLQEALQRLERKAANLEAENQVLRQQATATPPSTAKSSASRSKITRIHRSPENGHILNGDIKQTEMKPSTGTSEAIPPSVGNVPDLSNQKDFEHGEKLQRVLNQKYQHQQPQDDQQWLLTCISQYLGFSGSKPVAALLIYQCILHWRSFEAMKTNVFDSILQTINSATEAQNDMRTLAYWLSNLSTLTVLLQRSFKTTRTAISTPQRRRFSSERIFHANQTSNAGLAYLSGQSVVGSGGLPQVEAKYPALLFKQQLVDLIEKVYGMISDSVKKELNPLLELCIQDPRTSHSSLAKGHLNGMAQQNQLAHWLGIVKILNSYLDVLRANHVPSILVHKLFTQIFSLIDVQLFNRLLLRRECCSFSNGEYVRAGLAELKHWSDNAAREFAGSAWEALRHIRQAVDFLVISLKPMRTLREIHTDVCPALSIQQLERIVSMYWDDVNGTNTISAEFTSSLKAAVHEESNTVTTFSILLDDDSSIPFSLDDITKTLPVIEVADDDLLSFVHENPSFAFLLQRE; from the exons ATG GCTTCGATGTCAAACATTGTTATAGGCTCTCATGTATGGGTGGAAGATAAAGATTTTGCCTGGGTTGATGGTGAGGTCTTCCGAATTGATGGTCAAAATGCCCATGTTCGCACAACCAAGGGAAAGACG GTCATTGCAAATACATCGGATATACACCCTAAAGATACAGAAGCATCTCCGGATGGAGTTGATGACATGACAAGGTTATCATACTTGCATGAGCCTGGTGTTCTAGATAACCTGGCTGTCAGATATgccaaaaatataatttat ACCTACACTGGCAATATTTTGATTGCAATAAATCCATTCCAAAGACTGCCTAATCTGGTTGATGTCCGTACTATGGAAAAATACAAAGGTGCAAATCTTGGTGACCTAGAACCTCATGTATTTGCAATAGCCGACGTCTCTTATAG GCAAATGATAAATGAAGGAAAGAGTAACTCCATTTTGGTCAGTGGTGAAAGTGGTGCTGGTAAGACTGAAACTACAAAGTTATTGATGAGATATCTTGCATTTCTGGGTGGGCGATCTGTAACAGGAGCGAGGACAGTTGAACAGCAAGTTTTAGAA TCTAACCCAGTCCTTGAAGCTTTTGGGAATGCAAAAACTGTTCgaaacaacaattcaag TCGATTTGGTAAATTTGTTGAAATCCAATTTGGCAAGAGTGGAAAGATATCTGGTGCTGCCATTAGAACTTACTTGCTTGAGAGATCTCGAGTCTGCCAAATTAATAGCCCAGAGAGAAACTACCATTGCTTTTACTTCTTGTGTGCAGCACCATCAGAG GATCTAAAGAAGTATAAGCTGGGGGACCCATCTTCGTTTCACTATCTCAATCAGTCAACATGCATCAAAGTTGATGGGATTAATGATGCTGAAGAATATCTTGCAACAAGAAATGCAATGGATACTGTTGGCATCACTGAGCAAGAACAG GAAGCTATATTCCGGGTTGTTGCTGCTGTGCTTCATCTTGGAAACATTAACTTTGTGAAAGGGAGAGAGGTAGATTCATCTATAATAAAGGATGACAAATCTAGATTCCATCTTAATACAGCAGGAGAGCTCTTGAT GTGTGATTGTGAGAAGTTGGAGAATGCCTTGATAAATAGGGAAATAAATACACCAGAAGGAGTGATTACCACTACAGTTGGTCCTCATTCTGCTACTATTAGCCGGGATGGTTTAGCAAAACAGATATACTCTCGATTATTTGACTG GCTTGTAAATAGAATAAATGCATCAATAGGACAAGACCCAGACTCGAACCAACTGATTGGGGTACTTGATATATATGGCTTTGAAAGTTTTAAAACTAACAG TTTTGAACAACTATGCATCAATTTTACCAATGAAAAACTCCAGCAACATTTTAACCAG AATGTCTTTAAAATGGAGCAGGAAGAGTACACAAGGGAGCAGATTAATTGGAGTTACATAGAGTTTGTTGACAACCAAGATGTACTTGACTTGATTGAGAAG AAACCAGGTGGAATTATTGCACTTCTTGATGAAGCCTG CATGTTCCCAAAGTCGACACATGAGACATTATCTCAGAAGCTGTATGAAAAGTTCAAGAGCCACAAAAGATTTGCCAAACCAAAGCTTTCTCGTACTGCATTTACAATTCAACATTATGCTGGAGAT GTAATATATCAATCTGATCAATTCCTGGACAAAAACAAAGACTATGTGGTAGCAGAGCATCAGGAATTACTTTATGCTTCCAAGTGTTCTTTTGTATCAGGGTTATTTCCACCAGTGACAGAAGAGAAcacaaaatcatcaaaatcctCAATTGCGACTCGCTTTAAG ATGCAActtcatgagctcatggagacTTTGAGCTCTACGGAACCACATTACATTAGATGTATAAAACCAAATAGTGTTCTTAAGCCTGCCATTTTTGAGAACACCAACGTTCTGCAGCAGCTTCGATGTTCA GGTGTTCTTGAAGCCATTAGAATCAGCTGCGCTGGATATCCCACTAGGAAACTATTTCATGATTTTCTTCATCGCTTTCGCATTCTTTCTCCTGAAATTCTGAAAGAAAA CAATGATGAAAAAGTTGCCTGTCAAAAGATTTTGGACAAAATAGGACTTCAGGGTTATCAG ATAGGAAGAACTAAGGTATTCCTGAGAGCTGGTCAAATGGCTGAACTGGATGCTAGAAGAACAGAGATGCGAAATAATGCAGCCAGAGGTGTTCAGAGTCAATTCCGTACTCATGTTGCTCGTGAGCAGTTCCTAATACTACGGAACACGTCTATTTGTTTGCAATCCTTTGTTAGAG CAAGATTGGCTTGTAAGCTACACGAACTCCTGAGACAGCAAGCAGCAGCACTGAAGATTCAGAAAAACACCCGATGGTATTTTGCATGGAAAACTTACTGTCAACTACGCTTGTCAGCCACTACATTGCAGACAGGGCTAAGGGCCATGGCAGCTCGCAATGAATTCAACTTTAGAAAGCAAAATAAAGCTTCTATCCATATCCAG TCCCGATGGCGTTGCCACAGAGATTACTCAAATTATATTAAATTGAAGAGAGCAGCGCTAACATATCAGTGTGCTTGGCGAAGAAGGGTTGCCAGGAAAGAGCTGCGAAAGCTCAGAATG GCTGCAAGAGATACACAAGCTCTAAAGGTGGCAAAAGAGAAACTTGAGGAACGTGTGGAAGAGCTAACAAGCCGCCTGGGCCTAGAGAAGAAACTAAGG ACTGATTTGGAGAAGTCCAAAGCAGAAGAAGTTTCTAAATTGCAGGCTGCTCTTCATGAGATGGAGCAGAGAGTAGAAGAAGTCACAGCAATGCAGGAAAGAGAATCAGCAAAAAAGGCTGTTGAAGAAGCTCTAGttcaagaaagagaaaagatcaGTTTATTGACTACTGAAATTGAGGGTCTCAAG GCACTGCTAGTAGCAGAACGAGAGGAGAATGATTTAACAAAGAAAGCACATGCTAATGCTCTGGAAGGAAATGAAGAATTGAATAAGAAAGTcaaggatgcagaggaaaaaatCAAGCAGTTTAGTGATATTGTGCAGAG ACTAGAAGTGACTGTAAGAGAAGGAGAGGCCCTTTTGCTAACGGAAAGACAACAAAGTGAAGCAGTTAGCACTGCACTAGCTGAATCTCAAGCAAGAAATGAAGCATTAGTAAGCAAGCTTGAAGATGCTGTGAAACAAAATGATCTGCTCCACGAAGCTATTAAAAG ATTTGAAGAAGCTATGGCAAATCTGGAATCTTCACTGTCAGTTGAAAAACAACAACACGAGGCAAGTGTGGTAGAACTAACTGAAGCACGAGAAAAAATTGAAGAACTTCAGAGAGAAGTTGGGGATACTGATGAAAAATCCACCATGCTTCAGACTACTATACaaag ACTTGAAGAAAGATTAAGGGAGAAGGATGATCTGTTGACTACAGAAAGACAAGAAAGTGAAGCAACTAAACAATTGCTCAGTGAATCCCAGGATAGAAATCAGGAGTTGCTCAACAAAATTGAAGATGCTGAAAAAAACATTGCACACTTTCAAGACACAATACAAAG GCATGAAGAAATTATGACAGTACTAGAAACTTCACTGAGAACTGAAAGGCAGCAAAATGATGCAATGATGAAACAACTAGCTGACTCTCAGGGAGAAATAGGAGAGCTGCAAAAGAAGCTTGAAGATGCTGATGGCAGAAGCAGTCTGCTTCAAGATTCTTTACAGAG GTTAGAAGAGGGTGCAACAACAACGGATGCTCTTTACTTTGCTGAAAGGCAAGAGCATGATCAAACGAAGAAAACACTTTCTGAAGCTCAAGAGATGAACAAAGAATTACTAACGAAAATTGTGGAGGCTGAGCAAAACAGAGGTCAGCTCCTGGAGAATGTGAAAAG ACTTGAAAAGGATTCAACTACAAGAGAGTCTTTGCTGCTTATGACAAAGCAAAGTCATGATGACACCATAAAAGTTTTGGCTGAAGCTCAAGAGCGAAACCAAGACTTAATGAACAAAGTAGAGGATTCTGATAGGAAAATTGGTCTGCTTGAAGATTCAGTAAAAAG TTTTGAAAAAAGTACAGCAGATAAAGATTCTTTATTGGCAATAGAAAGACATGAACACAGTGAAACCAAGAAAGAATTAGCTGGTGCTCAGAAAAAGATTGAGGAATTGCTAAATGAAGTGCAAGATATTCATGCAAATATCACAGAACTTGAGGACTCAATTAGGAG ACTTGAAGGAAACTTGGGATCAACCGAAGCTTTATTGCTAGCTGAAAAGGAACAGAATGCTTCCACCTTAAGATTACTTACAGAAGCACAATCGAAAATTGAAGAATTAATAAAGAAACTTGAAGATGCGGATAGAAAATCTGATAGCCTTCGAGATACGATAAAAAG ACTCGAACAAGATGGCACTGCCAAAGACGCCTTATTGCTAACTGAAAAGCAGGCACATGAGGGAACACAGAAGACTCTCACTGAAGCTCAGGAAAGGAATGAAGAATTGCTGAAGAAAATTCATGATGATGATAAACATATTCTTCAGCTTCAGTTTACCATACAGAG GCTTGAGGAAAATACAGTTGCAAATGAGAATTTGCTACTGAGAGAAAGGGAGCAAAATGATACAACAACAAAAGCGCACATTGAAAGTCAAGAAAGATATGAAGAATTACTAAAGAAATTTGTGGATGTTGACAGGAAAATTGATCTTCTTCAAGATACCATAGAAAG GCTTGGAGAAAATACAACAACAAAGGATGCTCTGTTGCTATCAGAGAGACATGAGAAGGATGCAACTAAAAAAGCACTTGCTGAGGCTGAAGAGAAAAATGAAGAGTTGCAAATGAAAGTCGAATATGCTAATGAAAAAATTGATCATCTTCAAAATACAATAAATAA GCTTCAAGAAAACATAGCTGCAAAAGATGTTTCTTTGGAAGCTTCAATGCAAGAAAATAGCACAATCAGGAAATCTCTTGCTGAAGCTCAAGAGAGAAATGATGAATTACTCAAGAAAATTAGCGATAGTGAATACAGGATCCACTTACTTCAAGACACAGTGCAGAA GCTTCAAGTAGATGCAATATCAAGATTGTCTTCTTTTGTAATGGAAAAACAAGAAAGTGATGCTGCCAAGAGAGCTGTTACTGAAGCTCATGAAAGAAATGAAGATTTATTGAAGAGAAACGAGGACCTCCTGAAGCGGAATGATGATTTGATTAAGAAAATTGAAGAGTCTGGTAAAATTGTCGCTCAACTTCAGGAGGCCTTACAAAG ACTTGAAAGAAAAGCAGCCAACTTAGAGGCTGAGAACCAAGTTCTCCGTCAACAAGCAACTGCAACTCCTCCGTCTACTGCCAAATCTTCAGCTTCACGCTCAAAGATCACAAGGATTCAT AGAAGCCCAGAGAATGGCCATATTTTGAACGGTGACATAAAACAAACTGAAATGAAGCCCTCAACTGGCACATCAGAAGCAATACCCCCCTCGGTG GGCAATGTTCCTGACTTGAGCAACCAAAAAGATTTTGAGCATGGAGAAAAACTGCAAAGAGTACTTAATCAGAAATATCAG CACCAGCAGCCCCAGGACGATCAGCAGTGGTTACTTACTTGCATTTCACAATATCTTGGATTTTCTGGGAGCAAACCTGTTGCAGCTCTTCTTATATATCAATGTATTCTCCATTGGAGATCGTTTGAAGCAATGAAGACAAATGTCTTCGACAGCATTCTGCAGACTATAAACTCAGCAACAGAG GCCCAAAATGATATGAGAACATTGGCGTATTGGTTGTCCAACTTATCTACGCTAACAGTTCTCCTTCAACGGTCATTCAAAACTACTAGGACAGCGATCTCAACTCCACAAAGACGACGATTTTCGTCGGAGCGGATATTTCATGCAAATCAAACTTCAAATGCTGGGCTTGCTTATCTCAGTGGCCAATCGGTTGTTGGATCTGGTGGACTACCCCAAGTTGAAGCAAAATATCCAGCTTTGCTATTCAAACAGCAGCTTGTGGATCTAATTGAAAAGGTTTATGGTATGATAAGTGACAGTGTGAAAAAGGAGCTAAACCCTTTGCTTGAATTGTGTATACAG GATCCACGGACTTCACACTCAAGTCTAGCAAAAGGCCATTTGAATGGCATGGCCCAACAGAACCAACTTGCGCATTGGTTGGGCATTGTGAAAATCCTCAACAGTTACTTGGATGTACTGAGGGCAAACCAT GTTCCATCAATTTTGGTGCATAAACTGTTCACTCAAATATTTTCACTGATTGATGTTCAATTATTTAACCG ATTACTTTTGCGGCGCGAGTGTTGTTCGTTTAGTAATGGAGAATATGTCAGAGCTGGACTAGCTGAACTAAAACATTGGTCCGACAATGCCGCTAGAGAG TTTGCAGGTTCAGCCTGGGAGGCATTGAGGCATATCAGACAGGCCGTTGATTTCTTG GTGATTTCTCTAAAGCCAATGAGGACATTAAGAGAGATACACACTGATGTGTGCCCT GCCCTCAGCATACAACAGCTAGAGCGAATAGTTAGTATGTATTGGGATGATGTGAATGGTACAAATACTATTTCAGCGGAG TTTACATCAAGCTTGAAAGCTGCGGTACACGAGGAATCGAATACTGTCACTACTTTTTCTATACTGCTCGATGATGATTCCAG CATACCTTTTTCACTTGATGACATTACAAAAACATTACCAGTCATTGAGGTGGCTGATGACGACTTGCTATCATTTGTCCATGAAAACCCAAGCTTTGCGTTTTTATTGCAAAGGGAGTAg